In Oryzias latipes chromosome 15, ASM223467v1, the following proteins share a genomic window:
- the emx2 gene encoding homeobox protein EMX2 encodes MFQPTPKRCFTIESLVAKDNPVPVSRSEEPIRPAALSYANSGQMNPFLNGFHSGSRGVYSNPDLVFAEAVSHPPNSAVPVHPVAPPHALAAHPLSSSHSPHPLFASQQRDPSTFYPWLLHRYRYLGHRFQGNETSPESFLLHNALARKPKRIRTAFSPSQLLRLEHAFEKNHYVVGAERKQLAHSLSLTETQVKVWFQNRRTKFKRQKLEEEGSESQQKKKGSHHINRWRLATKQASPEEIDVTSDD; translated from the exons ATGTTTCAACCCACACCCAAGAGGTGTTTTACGATAGAGTCTTTAGTGGCGAAGGATAATCCGGTTCCGGTGTCCCGTTCCGAGGAACCCATCAGGCCCGCGGCTCTCAGCTATGCAAACTCCGGCCAGATGAACCCGTTTCTCAACGGCTTCCACTCCGGCAGCAGGGGCGTGTACTCAAACCCGGACTTGGTGTTCGCCGAGGCGGTGTCTCATCCGCCGAACTCCGCGGTGCCGGTGCATCCGGTGGCCCCGCCGCACGCGCTGGCCGCACACCCGCTTTCCTCTTCACACAGCCCGCACCCGCTTTTCGCCAGCCAGCAAAGGGACCCCTCGACGTTCTACCCCTGGTTGTTACACAGATATAGGTACTTGGGTCACAGATTTCAAG GAAACGAAACGAGTCCAGAAAGTTTCCTTTTGCACAACGCGCTGGCCAGAAAGCCAAAGAGAATCCGGACAGCGTTTTCCCCGTCGCAGCTGCTGCGGCTCGAGCACGCGTTTGAGAAGAACCATTACGTGGTGGGAGCAGAAAGGAAGCAGCTCGCGCACAGCCTTAGCCTCACGGAAACTCAG GTAAAAGTCTGGTTTCAGAACCGGAGAACGAAGTTCAAGCGTCAGAAGTTGGAGGAGGAGGGCTCCGAGtctcagcagaagaagaaaggatCGCATCACATAAACAGGTGGAGACTGGCGACTAAACAGGCGAGCCCCGAGGAGATTGACGTCACTTCGGACGATTAA